A genomic segment from Syntrophotalea acetylenivorans encodes:
- a CDS encoding alpha-2-macroglobulin translates to MANFLGVVGRLLQNLFGSLFWAPPPWVKSLGRLRRERPGRFWIWLILELALVFGSFAGYGIYQRLPKHPALIAEIEAPGVTPNVEHSQPDPLRIRFVYDKAAAGSQQEVPDEIPSMARLDLVNQQVDQGIRLDPQMAGHWSWEGDRDLVFVPTQEWPAGTRFRIRFGKQPFVPEIRLSSRRYEFQTPPLRIDLEPLEFYQNPRDRKIRQAVTTLRFSHPVNEQSLQQQLTMSMRPSDEGMETPPAAVDFTVSFDKNRREAYVKSVPLQLPEHSNYLRLSIKPGVTDRIGGAPSRQEASQQLLIPDLGSFLKVDNVSTDIVRNPQDEPQQMLTLRFTDDIAEAELADKLQIWLLPPRNSQRKNRRWRSPREVTEAILAQATPLEVSPLETELGFAREYHVPLDVPPNRHLYLRLKPDLTSLGGFVHKSFYDTLVRTPRYPQEIRLAADGALLSLTGAHQLGLLCRGLQAFRVRIGKVLPGQLQHLISQTRGDLRDPQFQHYRFDQDNVVTYAEQIVDLKPLHPKQANYASVDLSAHLPAGRDHFGLFFLEVSGWDKENKRSMGWISDKRLILVTDLGLLVKDNADQSHEVFVQSIANGRPVAGAKVILQGRNGLPLLTRTTDAEGHVSFPVTSGFSNEQAPTVYVVKTVNDMAFIPFERSSRRLNLSRFEVDGVHSRQWDGEKNGESLGAFLFSDRGIYRPGELVNLGCIVKSEPLNNIEGIPVEVAIRNPRGHEVASKRLNLPPKGFFEYAYATQPVSETGSYQVALYLVRDDKYRDRLIGSGDFRVEEFQPDTLKIQSTVVGVKDLGWSSAGQLTAQVRLHNLFGTPAQSRKVTALMNVRSARFRFKEYRDFTFIDPWYDPEQPTLDVSEELPAKITDEQGQVEFNLPLERFAQGTYLLTLTSEGFEPGGGRSVTARNSLLLSPLKTLVGTKSDGSLDYINQNAERFVELIAIDPELKAQALEGLQARLTEIRTVSTLVQQPNGTYAYQSVEKEQELQTENFAIGASGSRYQLPTAQPGSYLWELLDPQGLKLARVRFTVVGHGNLLGQLEKNAELDLKLDRKDYKAGDTVEMNITAPYMGSGLITIESDRVHAWKWFSTDTTSSMQSIAIPKGLEGNAYVNVTFVRDASSKEIFTSPLSYAVAPFTIDRSQRVIELNIEAAPRVRPGEKLEIAYSASRSARMVLFAVDEGILQVAGYRTPQPLNHFLQKRALQVDTLQMLDLILPEFDIIRKLSASGGGMAEASMRKALAANLNPFARTLEKPAVFWSGIIDADSDRRTVDFTVPDSFSGTLRIMAVAVGDEAIGVAESSSLVRGPFVITPSLLTQAAPGDSFRASASISNILEGSGDNAPVTIRIEPSEHLGVIGGNERQLTISEGSEKTVHFQCKAKDKLGAAQVNFIVTSGQEKAARRATLSIRPSIPYSATLSSGFAKNGKARLVVPRLLFSNLAEQRVMASSSPLVLIDGLSSYLEHFPHGCTEQVVSQVFPLVGLMSHPAFAPHAADSQQRFATLIAKLRERQLANGGFCFWPGGSEVAEFPSVYVLHFLLEAKELGYAVPEELMGRGQDYLRNYVGQTPDSLEQARVRAYAIYLLTRMAEVTTNHLVSLQGWLEEHHGKVWRQDLAASYMASAYALLQKRDDAEQLIGRYRPGNTAGKGEGVFHSTLTRDAQFVYLLARHFPQRAAQLDGEVLLNFVEPVFRGRYNTISAAYTILALGAYGQLGDSSSGDETIRFSALGRSGDERELVAEAKPLPQTNFATDAAKILVSADGPLFYLLSQAGFDRELPPATVREKLEISRDFLDRDGSPVDELEQGQEVTVRLRVRALEEAVSNVAVIDLLPGGFEVVRDSVPRDVDGWRADYVDVREDRVVFYGFFDSSVRELSYRAKVTSAGEFIIPPPWAEAMYDRAVRASGVSGTFSVAPSAPGGS, encoded by the coding sequence ATGGCAAATTTCCTCGGTGTTGTTGGCCGTTTACTGCAAAATCTCTTCGGTTCTCTGTTCTGGGCGCCGCCACCCTGGGTTAAATCATTAGGACGATTACGCAGAGAACGTCCGGGGCGATTCTGGATTTGGCTGATTCTTGAATTGGCACTGGTATTCGGATCCTTTGCCGGATATGGTATTTACCAACGACTTCCCAAACATCCAGCCCTGATCGCAGAAATTGAGGCGCCGGGGGTGACCCCCAACGTTGAACATTCGCAGCCCGATCCTCTGCGGATTCGCTTTGTTTATGACAAGGCTGCGGCAGGCTCACAGCAGGAAGTGCCCGATGAAATCCCCTCGATGGCGCGCCTCGACCTGGTCAATCAGCAGGTTGACCAGGGGATTCGCCTCGATCCGCAGATGGCGGGGCACTGGAGTTGGGAAGGGGACCGGGATCTGGTTTTTGTCCCCACACAAGAATGGCCGGCCGGTACCCGGTTTCGCATCCGCTTCGGCAAACAGCCCTTTGTTCCAGAGATCCGACTCAGCAGCAGGCGTTACGAGTTCCAAACGCCCCCCTTACGTATTGACCTTGAGCCTCTGGAGTTTTATCAGAACCCCAGGGACCGCAAGATTCGACAAGCCGTGACGACCTTGCGGTTTTCTCACCCTGTAAACGAACAGAGCCTTCAACAACAGCTAACCATGTCCATGCGCCCTTCCGACGAAGGGATGGAGACCCCTCCGGCTGCTGTCGATTTCACTGTCAGCTTCGATAAAAACCGTCGCGAAGCCTATGTAAAGAGTGTGCCGCTGCAATTGCCTGAGCATTCCAATTATCTGCGGCTGAGCATCAAGCCCGGCGTGACCGACCGTATCGGTGGAGCGCCATCCAGGCAGGAAGCCTCGCAGCAACTGTTGATTCCCGACCTCGGCAGTTTTCTGAAAGTGGACAATGTCTCAACGGATATCGTCCGCAATCCGCAAGATGAACCGCAGCAGATGCTGACCCTGCGTTTCACTGACGATATTGCCGAAGCAGAACTAGCGGATAAGCTGCAAATCTGGCTGTTGCCGCCACGCAATTCGCAACGGAAAAACCGCCGTTGGCGTAGCCCTCGAGAGGTGACGGAAGCGATTCTTGCTCAGGCTACTCCTCTGGAAGTTTCCCCTCTTGAAACAGAGCTCGGTTTTGCCCGGGAGTATCACGTTCCTCTCGACGTGCCGCCGAACCGCCATCTCTATCTGCGTCTCAAGCCGGACCTGACCTCTTTGGGCGGTTTCGTTCATAAGTCTTTTTACGACACCCTGGTCAGGACTCCCCGTTACCCTCAGGAGATTCGCCTTGCCGCAGACGGAGCTCTGCTTTCTTTGACCGGAGCTCATCAGCTGGGATTGCTCTGCCGCGGGTTGCAGGCTTTTCGGGTGCGCATCGGCAAGGTTTTGCCGGGCCAGCTGCAGCACCTGATCAGCCAGACCCGAGGTGATCTGCGCGATCCCCAATTTCAACACTATCGATTCGATCAGGATAACGTCGTTACCTATGCCGAGCAGATCGTCGATTTGAAGCCCTTGCATCCCAAACAGGCCAATTATGCATCGGTCGATCTAAGCGCCCACTTGCCTGCCGGCAGGGACCACTTCGGTCTGTTTTTTCTCGAGGTCAGCGGCTGGGATAAAGAAAACAAGCGCTCCATGGGTTGGATCAGCGATAAACGGTTGATTCTGGTGACCGATCTCGGCCTGTTGGTTAAGGATAATGCCGATCAAAGTCACGAGGTTTTTGTTCAGTCCATTGCAAACGGCCGACCGGTGGCCGGGGCGAAGGTCATCCTGCAGGGCCGCAACGGTTTGCCTTTATTGACGCGTACCACCGATGCTGAGGGGCATGTATCCTTCCCCGTAACCAGCGGGTTTTCCAACGAGCAGGCGCCCACTGTGTATGTGGTTAAAACGGTTAACGATATGGCCTTTATCCCCTTTGAACGCTCATCCCGACGTTTGAATCTGTCTCGTTTTGAAGTCGACGGTGTGCACAGTCGGCAGTGGGATGGAGAGAAAAACGGGGAAAGTTTAGGGGCCTTTCTGTTCAGCGATCGGGGCATCTATAGACCCGGAGAATTGGTTAACCTCGGTTGTATTGTAAAATCCGAGCCCTTGAATAATATCGAAGGGATTCCGGTGGAGGTCGCAATCCGCAATCCGCGAGGGCATGAGGTGGCCAGTAAGCGGCTTAACCTGCCACCGAAAGGTTTTTTCGAATACGCTTATGCCACTCAACCCGTTTCCGAGACGGGCAGCTATCAGGTCGCTCTCTACCTGGTGCGTGATGACAAATACCGGGACCGTCTGATCGGCTCGGGCGATTTTCGGGTCGAGGAATTTCAACCCGACACCTTGAAGATTCAGAGCACAGTGGTCGGGGTCAAGGATTTGGGATGGAGCAGTGCCGGACAACTCACTGCGCAAGTGCGATTGCACAACCTGTTCGGAACTCCAGCCCAGAGTCGCAAGGTGACCGCCTTGATGAACGTACGCAGTGCCCGTTTCCGGTTCAAGGAGTACCGGGACTTTACTTTTATCGATCCTTGGTACGATCCGGAGCAGCCGACTTTGGACGTCAGCGAAGAATTGCCCGCTAAAATTACCGATGAGCAGGGCCAGGTGGAGTTTAATCTGCCCCTTGAACGTTTTGCGCAGGGAACCTATTTGCTGACCTTGACCAGTGAAGGTTTCGAACCTGGCGGCGGGCGCAGCGTCACGGCCCGTAACAGTTTGTTGCTCTCCCCTTTGAAGACACTGGTCGGTACCAAAAGCGACGGGTCGCTGGACTATATCAACCAGAATGCGGAACGCTTTGTCGAATTGATCGCCATAGACCCGGAACTCAAGGCCCAGGCTTTAGAAGGATTGCAGGCGCGATTGACGGAAATTCGTACTGTCTCGACTCTGGTGCAGCAACCCAACGGCACCTACGCTTACCAGTCCGTAGAAAAAGAACAGGAGTTGCAGACCGAGAATTTTGCCATAGGCGCCTCTGGCAGTCGCTATCAACTGCCTACGGCTCAGCCCGGCAGCTACCTCTGGGAGTTGCTAGACCCTCAGGGCCTTAAACTGGCCAGGGTGCGTTTTACCGTGGTCGGTCATGGCAACCTGCTGGGTCAATTGGAAAAGAATGCCGAACTCGACCTTAAGTTAGATCGCAAGGACTACAAAGCAGGGGATACGGTAGAGATGAACATTACCGCTCCCTACATGGGTAGTGGTCTGATCACCATCGAAAGCGATCGGGTGCATGCCTGGAAATGGTTCTCTACCGATACCACCAGCAGCATGCAGAGCATCGCCATTCCCAAGGGTCTTGAAGGGAATGCCTACGTCAATGTGACCTTTGTCCGTGATGCCAGTTCCAAGGAGATCTTTACCAGCCCACTTAGCTACGCCGTAGCGCCGTTCACTATTGACCGCAGTCAGCGGGTCATCGAGCTCAATATCGAGGCGGCTCCCCGGGTACGTCCTGGCGAGAAACTGGAGATCGCTTATAGTGCGTCTCGATCGGCGCGAATGGTCCTGTTCGCGGTTGACGAGGGTATCTTGCAGGTGGCGGGTTATCGAACGCCGCAGCCTTTGAACCATTTTCTACAAAAACGGGCCTTGCAGGTCGATACTTTACAGATGCTCGATTTGATCCTGCCCGAATTCGATATCATTCGTAAGCTCTCCGCCAGTGGAGGCGGTATGGCAGAAGCCAGCATGCGTAAAGCTCTGGCCGCCAATCTCAATCCCTTTGCCCGCACTTTGGAAAAACCGGCCGTCTTCTGGTCGGGTATTATCGATGCCGATAGCGACAGACGCACTGTCGACTTCACCGTGCCCGACTCTTTTTCCGGTACCTTGCGGATTATGGCCGTTGCGGTGGGAGATGAGGCCATTGGCGTGGCGGAAAGTTCCAGTCTGGTCCGCGGCCCCTTTGTGATCACCCCCAGTCTTTTGACCCAGGCCGCGCCTGGCGACAGCTTCCGGGCTTCGGCGAGCATCAGTAACATCCTGGAAGGCTCTGGCGATAACGCACCAGTAACGATACGGATTGAACCTTCGGAGCATCTGGGGGTTATAGGGGGTAATGAAAGGCAGCTGACCATCAGTGAAGGCAGCGAAAAGACCGTGCACTTCCAATGCAAGGCCAAGGACAAGCTCGGCGCGGCCCAGGTTAATTTCATTGTCACCTCTGGTCAGGAAAAGGCTGCGCGGCGGGCGACCCTGAGCATCCGTCCGTCGATTCCTTACTCCGCCACGTTGAGCAGCGGTTTCGCCAAAAATGGCAAGGCCCGTCTGGTGGTGCCGCGTCTCCTCTTTTCTAATCTTGCTGAACAGCGGGTGATGGCATCCAGCAGTCCGTTGGTGCTCATTGACGGCCTGTCCTCCTATCTGGAGCATTTTCCCCACGGCTGCACCGAGCAGGTGGTTAGCCAGGTCTTTCCGCTGGTCGGGTTGATGAGCCATCCGGCCTTCGCACCTCACGCCGCCGACAGCCAGCAGCGCTTTGCCACCCTTATTGCCAAGCTGCGGGAGCGCCAACTGGCCAATGGAGGCTTCTGTTTCTGGCCGGGTGGTAGCGAGGTGGCTGAATTTCCCTCCGTCTACGTACTACATTTTCTCCTTGAGGCGAAGGAGCTTGGCTATGCCGTTCCTGAAGAGTTGATGGGTAGAGGACAAGACTATCTGCGGAACTATGTTGGTCAAACCCCCGATAGCCTTGAGCAGGCCCGGGTGCGGGCCTACGCCATTTATCTGTTGACCCGCATGGCCGAGGTGACTACCAATCATCTGGTCAGCTTGCAGGGCTGGTTGGAAGAGCACCATGGAAAGGTTTGGCGGCAGGATCTGGCGGCTTCTTACATGGCCAGTGCCTATGCTTTGTTACAAAAGCGGGACGATGCGGAGCAACTGATTGGTCGTTACCGTCCAGGAAATACTGCAGGCAAGGGGGAGGGTGTGTTCCATTCGACCTTGACCCGCGACGCCCAGTTTGTCTATTTGCTGGCCAGACATTTTCCCCAGCGGGCGGCACAGCTCGATGGGGAAGTCCTGTTGAACTTCGTCGAGCCAGTATTTCGCGGTCGCTATAATACCATCTCTGCCGCTTACACCATTCTGGCCCTGGGGGCTTACGGTCAGTTGGGCGATTCTTCGTCGGGTGATGAAACGATTCGTTTTAGCGCCCTTGGTCGTAGCGGAGACGAGCGGGAACTGGTGGCTGAGGCAAAGCCCTTGCCGCAGACCAATTTCGCAACCGATGCCGCCAAAATACTGGTTTCTGCTGATGGTCCGTTATTTTATCTGCTGTCGCAGGCAGGCTTCGACCGGGAGTTGCCGCCTGCTACGGTTCGCGAAAAGTTGGAAATCAGCCGTGATTTTCTCGACCGGGACGGTAGTCCGGTGGATGAGCTGGAACAGGGCCAGGAGGTTACAGTGCGTCTGCGGGTCCGAGCCCTTGAGGAAGCAGTTTCCAACGTTGCGGTCATTGATTTGCTTCCTGGTGGTTTTGAGGTGGTTCGCGATTCAGTACCCCGTGATGTGGATGGTTGGCGCGCCGACTATGTAGACGTCCGGGAAGACCGGGTGGTTTTCTATGGTTTCTTTGATTCTTCGGTGAGGGAATTGAGCTACCGGGCCAAGGTGACCAGTGCCGGAGAGTTCATCATTCCGCCGCCATGGGCCGAAGCCATGTACGATAGGGCGGTGCGGGCCTCCGGAGTTTCCGGTACGTTCAGCGTTGCGCCGTCGGCTCCTGGAGGATCGTGA
- the ftsH gene encoding ATP-dependent zinc metalloprotease FtsH encodes MNKNFWRQMVVLVAIVAFFNYLYLAMAPKRQEPVANISYSRFKAELKQDNIGKLVFQGQEMSGEFREAVVVEATGTVATETGYLKFKTVVPPIPDPELLPALEMHDVEIQARQEEQPSPWSTALVYILPWLLIIGVWWFILKGLRNRPGPGGGLMGGFSKSGARLYLQQRSHVTFKDVAGLDEVKEELLEIVEYLRNPKKFAKIGGKVPRGVLLVGPPGTGKTLVARAVAGEAGVAFFSISASQFIEMFVGVGASRVRDLFNTAKKSAPSIIFIDELDAVGRSRGTGLGGGNDEREQTLNQLLSEMDGFESHEEVIVMSATNRPDVLDTALLRPGRFDRQVVLGRPDWRAREAILEVHTRRMPLAEDADLRVIARATPGMCGADLENLANEAALLAAREDAEQVAMIHFEKAKDRVLLGAERKLVLTDQEKRITAYHEAGHALLAKLSPGADPVHKVSIIPRGRALGVTQQLPVNDRYHYPRSYLMTRIVVSLAGRAAEKATFGEYSTGAEQDLKQASELAEKMVCQWGMSDKIGPMTFDRGEEHPFLGRKLATSKTFSEQMTWIIDQEIEKIVKSAEERADRLVVAHREALNNLAEALLEEEVLDGGSVDAILISAGISLPVESSAAEDQPEAEG; translated from the coding sequence ATGAATAAGAATTTCTGGCGCCAGATGGTGGTTCTGGTGGCGATCGTGGCCTTCTTCAACTATCTCTATTTAGCCATGGCACCTAAGCGTCAGGAGCCGGTGGCCAATATTAGTTATAGCCGCTTCAAGGCTGAGCTCAAGCAAGACAATATAGGGAAACTGGTGTTCCAGGGACAAGAGATGAGCGGAGAGTTTCGTGAAGCGGTAGTGGTCGAGGCCACCGGTACCGTGGCTACAGAGACGGGATATTTGAAATTCAAGACCGTTGTCCCTCCTATCCCCGACCCGGAACTGCTCCCTGCACTTGAGATGCATGATGTAGAGATTCAAGCCCGGCAAGAAGAGCAGCCCTCGCCCTGGAGTACGGCTCTGGTCTATATTTTGCCCTGGCTGCTGATCATCGGCGTCTGGTGGTTCATCCTCAAGGGCTTGCGCAATCGTCCGGGACCTGGTGGAGGGCTGATGGGAGGTTTCTCCAAGTCGGGTGCCCGGCTCTATCTGCAGCAGCGATCTCACGTCACTTTCAAGGATGTGGCAGGGCTTGATGAAGTCAAAGAAGAGTTGTTGGAAATCGTCGAATATCTGAGGAACCCCAAGAAATTTGCCAAAATCGGCGGCAAAGTGCCCCGTGGGGTGTTATTGGTCGGGCCACCGGGTACCGGCAAGACCCTGGTGGCCCGTGCCGTGGCCGGGGAAGCGGGGGTAGCGTTTTTCTCTATTTCAGCCTCCCAGTTTATCGAAATGTTTGTCGGGGTCGGGGCCAGCCGGGTCCGTGACCTGTTCAACACCGCAAAAAAAAGTGCGCCGAGTATTATTTTTATTGATGAACTCGATGCTGTCGGCCGTTCCCGGGGAACCGGCCTTGGCGGCGGCAACGATGAACGGGAGCAGACCCTCAATCAATTGTTGTCGGAAATGGACGGTTTCGAATCCCACGAAGAAGTTATCGTCATGTCGGCCACCAATCGGCCCGACGTACTCGATACGGCGCTCCTCCGTCCCGGCCGTTTTGACCGTCAAGTGGTGCTGGGGCGGCCTGACTGGAGGGCTCGCGAAGCGATATTGGAAGTTCATACCCGGCGGATGCCGCTGGCTGAGGATGCTGACTTGCGGGTTATCGCCCGGGCTACGCCTGGCATGTGCGGCGCCGACCTTGAGAATCTGGCTAACGAGGCGGCGCTTTTGGCCGCTCGGGAGGATGCCGAGCAGGTCGCTATGATCCATTTCGAGAAGGCCAAAGATCGCGTATTGCTCGGCGCCGAACGCAAGCTGGTGTTGACGGATCAGGAAAAGCGCATCACCGCCTATCACGAGGCCGGACACGCCCTGCTGGCCAAACTCTCTCCCGGAGCCGATCCGGTGCACAAGGTTTCCATTATTCCCCGGGGTCGCGCGCTCGGCGTTACTCAGCAATTGCCTGTAAACGACCGCTACCACTATCCCCGTTCTTACCTGATGACCCGTATCGTTGTTAGCCTGGCCGGGCGGGCTGCGGAAAAGGCGACCTTCGGCGAATACTCCACTGGCGCCGAGCAGGACCTGAAGCAAGCCAGTGAGTTGGCGGAAAAGATGGTTTGTCAGTGGGGCATGAGCGACAAGATCGGGCCAATGACCTTTGATCGCGGCGAAGAGCACCCTTTTCTGGGCCGCAAGCTTGCCACGAGCAAGACCTTCAGTGAACAGATGACCTGGATTATCGACCAGGAAATCGAAAAGATCGTCAAGAGTGCCGAGGAGCGAGCTGACCGCCTTGTGGTCGCTCATCGGGAGGCGCTCAATAACTTGGCAGAGGCGTTGCTGGAAGAAGAGGTCCTGGATGGTGGAAGTGTCGATGCCATTTTAATCTCTGCCGGAATATCGCTGCCGGTTGAGTCTTCAGCTGCGGAGGATCAGCCTGAGGCCGAAGGATGA
- the tgt gene encoding tRNA guanosine(34) transglycosylase Tgt has translation MFKFDLLNTDNSCAARRGRLTTPHGVIETPIFMPVGTHGALKAMTPAQVEETGAQIILSNTYHLHLSPGEGLVEKAGGLHRFMNWQGPILTDSGGFQVFSLPKKRITETGVFFRHENTGEEIFLGPQEAMQIQNTLGADIIMAFDECIPFPATHDYASKSIRKTLRWAEECIKHQARKDQALFGIVQGGIYEDLRQECARIMSDMDFPGYAVGGVSVGEGLELLKKVVDYTAPMLPVHKPRYLMGVGLPEDILESVERGMDMFDCVIPTRYARSATLFTKRGKIRLTNRRYRRDFFPVDPSCDCYCCRNFSRAYLHHLFRSNEILSATLAAIHNVHFYLNMMSQARQAIEQNDFKAFKTEFLGEYLSGN, from the coding sequence ATGTTTAAATTCGATCTGCTCAACACCGATAACTCCTGCGCCGCTCGTCGCGGTCGGCTTACTACCCCCCATGGGGTTATCGAAACACCGATCTTCATGCCCGTCGGCACCCACGGCGCGTTAAAAGCCATGACACCGGCGCAGGTTGAAGAGACCGGCGCCCAGATTATCCTCTCCAACACCTACCATCTGCATCTCTCTCCCGGTGAAGGGCTGGTGGAGAAAGCCGGCGGCCTGCACCGCTTTATGAACTGGCAAGGACCGATCCTGACCGACAGTGGCGGTTTTCAGGTCTTTTCTCTGCCCAAAAAGCGCATTACCGAGACTGGGGTCTTTTTCCGCCACGAAAACACCGGAGAAGAGATCTTTCTCGGACCGCAAGAAGCGATGCAGATTCAAAACACCCTGGGGGCCGATATCATTATGGCCTTTGACGAATGCATCCCCTTCCCTGCCACTCACGATTACGCCTCCAAGTCGATTCGCAAAACCCTGCGCTGGGCCGAAGAATGTATCAAACATCAAGCCCGTAAGGACCAGGCTCTGTTCGGTATCGTTCAAGGGGGAATCTACGAAGACCTGCGCCAGGAATGCGCCAGGATCATGAGCGACATGGACTTTCCCGGGTATGCCGTCGGCGGCGTCAGCGTCGGCGAGGGACTGGAGTTGCTGAAAAAGGTCGTTGACTACACCGCCCCCATGCTGCCGGTACATAAACCACGCTATCTGATGGGAGTCGGGCTGCCCGAAGATATTCTCGAAAGTGTTGAACGAGGTATGGACATGTTCGACTGCGTGATTCCGACCCGCTACGCCCGCAGTGCCACTCTCTTTACCAAACGGGGTAAAATTCGCCTGACCAACCGTCGCTACCGCCGGGACTTTTTTCCCGTCGACCCGTCCTGCGACTGCTACTGCTGCCGTAATTTCAGCCGCGCTTATTTACACCACCTGTTCCGCTCCAACGAAATTCTTTCTGCTACTCTGGCGGCAATTCACAATGTACACTTTTATCTGAATATGATGAGCCAGGCGCGTCAGGCCATCGAACAGAACGACTTCAAAGCTTTTAAAACCGAGTTTCTTGGTGAGTATCTCTCCGGGAATTGA
- a CDS encoding response regulator, producing MITLLIVDDSPIARQILKKCLPKEDNYSIIEACNGQEALEKFRQFRPEITFMDMTMPVMDGFQAIAEIKKLDPQAIIIAATADVQKKAKQRIADLGALMHLPKPASPKAVRDALAKAEQALREQI from the coding sequence ATGATAACTCTGTTGATTGTTGACGACTCACCAATTGCCCGGCAAATTCTCAAAAAATGCCTGCCCAAAGAGGATAATTATTCAATTATCGAAGCGTGCAACGGTCAAGAGGCATTGGAGAAGTTCCGCCAATTTCGTCCTGAAATCACTTTCATGGACATGACCATGCCGGTCATGGACGGCTTTCAGGCTATTGCCGAAATCAAAAAGCTCGATCCGCAAGCCATTATCATTGCCGCCACAGCCGATGTGCAAAAAAAGGCCAAGCAACGCATCGCCGACCTTGGCGCCCTGATGCATCTGCCCAAACCCGCATCTCCAAAAGCAGTCAGAGATGCCCTCGCCAAGGCCGAACAAGCCCTTCGGGAACAGATCTAA
- a CDS encoding chemotaxis protein CheC gives MADVQFSNLEKDILQELMNIGFGQAAADLAQVIDLSIELSVPDIQLFKASDLRDHIANEVDSETEFSLVEQYFLGKFKGIALLVFPAKAGKQLVSLFGLQDQRNAPSERLELLEKEAMIEVGNILIGACVGKITELLNDVVIYSPPRVMIQDVCNSTLPKNLFDPDSMAISMKTVFHFEQQEISGQLFLIANHESISWLKTALHAFMEQYE, from the coding sequence ATGGCAGACGTTCAATTTTCCAACCTGGAAAAAGATATCCTGCAGGAGCTGATGAATATCGGCTTCGGGCAGGCAGCGGCGGATCTGGCCCAAGTCATCGATCTATCCATCGAGCTCAGCGTCCCCGACATTCAACTCTTTAAAGCCTCTGATCTGCGTGATCATATTGCCAATGAGGTTGATAGCGAAACAGAGTTCAGTTTGGTCGAACAGTACTTCCTTGGCAAATTCAAGGGAATTGCGCTGCTGGTCTTTCCGGCCAAAGCCGGCAAACAACTGGTTTCCCTTTTCGGGTTGCAGGACCAGCGCAACGCACCATCGGAACGCCTTGAACTACTGGAAAAAGAGGCCATGATAGAGGTCGGCAACATCCTCATCGGGGCCTGCGTCGGCAAAATCACCGAACTACTCAACGATGTGGTCATCTATTCACCGCCGCGGGTCATGATTCAGGATGTGTGCAACAGCACCTTGCCGAAAAACCTGTTTGATCCCGACAGCATGGCGATTTCCATGAAAACCGTCTTCCATTTCGAGCAACAGGAAATCAGCGGTCAGCTATTTTTGATTGCCAACCACGAATCCATCTCCTGGCTTAAAACCGCCTTGCATGCATTCATGGAGCAGTACGAATGA
- a CDS encoding sensor domain-containing diguanylate cyclase → MIFNQISDMINMGLVVIDEDLKVHFWNRWMALHSGIEPEKIVGQNLFDFFPNLNDPKFLRNCRSVFAFGNFAFFSQKLHRYLFPFLPAYSDKARFDYMQQSCTMGPIRDEEKNIRYIFLSVNDVTEVVNYEEQLIEMNRKDVLTGIFNRRFFAQKIQEEFVRSRRHNRPLSLIMIDIDHFKLINDRYGHQVGDEALKAFSTRVLKRIRKTDVFARYGGEEFACLLPETSGSSALVLAQDLCRIIAEENWICRDVKLQMTISIGIAERQPDMADSDALLKKADDALYEAKSGRNQAILYD, encoded by the coding sequence ATGATCTTCAACCAGATTTCCGATATGATCAACATGGGTTTGGTGGTCATCGACGAGGACCTGAAGGTCCACTTCTGGAACCGCTGGATGGCCTTGCATAGTGGCATCGAGCCTGAAAAGATTGTTGGACAAAACCTGTTTGACTTCTTCCCAAACCTCAACGATCCCAAGTTTTTACGCAACTGCCGGTCGGTCTTTGCCTTTGGCAATTTTGCCTTCTTCTCCCAAAAGCTCCACCGTTACCTGTTCCCCTTTCTTCCCGCCTACAGTGATAAGGCGCGTTTCGATTATATGCAGCAGAGTTGCACCATGGGACCGATTAGGGATGAAGAGAAAAATATTCGCTACATCTTTTTATCGGTAAATGATGTGACCGAGGTGGTCAACTACGAGGAACAGTTGATCGAAATGAACCGGAAGGATGTATTGACCGGCATCTTTAACCGCCGTTTTTTTGCTCAGAAAATTCAGGAAGAGTTCGTTCGAAGCCGCCGCCACAATCGCCCCCTCAGCCTGATTATGATCGATATCGACCATTTCAAACTGATAAACGACCGTTACGGGCACCAGGTCGGCGACGAGGCACTCAAAGCCTTTTCCACCAGAGTGCTGAAGCGGATTCGCAAAACCGATGTATTCGCCCGTTATGGAGGTGAAGAATTTGCTTGCCTGTTGCCTGAAACCAGCGGTTCTTCGGCCCTGGTTCTGGCTCAAGACCTTTGCCGCATTATTGCCGAGGAAAACTGGATCTGTCGTGATGTGAAGTTGCAGATGACCATCAGCATCGGTATTGCTGAAAGGCAGCCGGACATGGCGGATAGCGACGCACTACTTAAAAAGGCTGACGACGCCCTGTATGAGGCAAAATCCGGCCGCAATCAAGCCATTTTGTACGACTAG